The nucleotide window tctagaccttccgtaatttttgttgctttactctggattttttccaatttatccacatctttcctgaaatgcggtgcccagcactggacacaatactccagctgaggcctaatcagtgcagagtagagcagaagaattacttctcgtgtcttgcttacaacagtcctgctaatacatcccagaatgatgtttgctcttTTTGCAACACTATTactttgttgactcatatttagcttgtgatccactctgacccccagatctctttccgcagtgctccttccaaggcagtcatttcccattttgtatctgtgcaactgattgttccttcctagttTACAAGCAGACagggctccagcttttttgccaccccaagtggcgaagCGAAAAACAAAACAACGACAACAAAATATAAAGCCGcgattggcggcactttggcagcagctcaaccgcgcctcttcattcttcagcggcaattcagcggtgggtcctttgctccgagagagaccgagggacccaccgccaaattgctgcagaagacctggacgtgccaccTCTTTCCATTGCCCGCCTTCCTTCGCTGGTGCGTGAGGCCGGCCCTGCAAGCAGAGgtggaaattttcaaaagccagACTAGACATTAAAAGTGTTTGCAGCCCTGAGCAGTGAGCACTTCTCAGGACATCTGGAAATATGGCAGCAGTCTTTGCTTTCAGAAAGCTGCACCAAAGCACTCCTGCTGCCACACTCAGAGGGTTCTGTAGCGATGTATATGGAGCACCTGAAGAAACAGTTTGACATTGGATCAAGAATAAATGTTTTactatattattaattattcttaTTATTCTTACTATTTTTAATACTTTGACCAATAATTACCAGACAAGAAGGGAGAGCTGTCTTTGTCATCTGCTGATGTGTGAGAGCCTGGCTCTCCTCTTGCTTACCTGTTTCATACTGGTGTAACACCATGCTTTGGGAGGCATTATGCCTGATCCACTCCAGTGTAGCAGAGCAGAGGCCTGCATTCTTCAAAAGAACTGAAGGATGGTGATCAATAGATATATTTTTGGGAGCTTATGAGGCCCCACAACAGCAGACCTGTTGCCAACATGCTGAGTGAGGTTTCATCACACAGCAATGGGATATTGATCTGCATCTGAATGGTCAGTTTTACACTGATTCCACTGACCTGATAACCCACTGAATTCCATTCCTGGGACACAGGCGGCCAGTACAGCCCACGTCATCCCTTTAACCCCTTCCTTGCCAGGACTCCTGCATCACTATGGCTTTTCTCAGTGAAACATCACCGTGTGGCCCGAGGCACTTTAGGAACCCGTCCTGTTTCCTAGCTCTGGTGAAATAGTTGGATTGAGGAGCAAGCGCAGCTAGAAGTCTGTCTGCATGTGTACATAGACTTACAGAGCAGGGCCTCCAATGGCTTGGGTGTTCTCTGCATGAAGATAACAGGGACCAGTCACACCGGAGGATGAATATGGCCCATAAAGTCAAATATTTGGTCCTTTTCTAAGCTTTGGGCCCCACAGCACAGAGCAAACTCCACCCTCAAACCCCAACCATCTGCAGAACCACCGCCCCCCCTCCCTCAAACCCCAACGGTCTGCAGAACCACCGCCCCCCCTCCCTCAAACCCCAACGGTCTGCAGAACCACCGCCCCCATCCCCAAATGTCCAACACTGAAGTTCAGAGCATTGAGCAGTTTAAACAGGGTAAGAAAGTTAGAGGGGCTAGGAATTTCCCCGAGAACAATCCAGCGCAGAACAGACTCCGAGGCTGCTTTagttgtctgatttttttattgATTGTTGATTTTGCATCACAATGTACAGGACATCCAATAAATGTGCAATATACAAGGAAAGTGCTGAGAAAGGGGATGCAAGAGAGAGGCGAGATGGGGGCTGTTCACAGAAAGTAGCCGGGGTGTCAAGGTGCTATGTGGCCCAGGACTGCTAGCTAGCAGGGAGCAAGCTCACTTCAAGGGAGCATCAGGAGCGGTGAAGCAGCCTTTCCGATCCCACTGCATGTCCCTGATGCGGCGGATAGACTGGacctggggctggaaggctgaCCATTCATTCCAGTGTCTGAAGTCTCCTCTCTCAAAGAGATACTGGTAGCCTCGGTAGCCAGGATACTGGTATCCAACCCAGCTTTAGGGAAAGCCAAAATAAAGCATCTCAGAGATGTAGGATATTACAGGCCACacggtgctggggctcagctggATCAGTGGGCCAGTATTTAAAAAAGAAGAGATCAGGTGTACGTCTATTGCCACAAAATATCAGAGCCGTAGCCCCCTGGCCTTTGCATAGTGGGTGCCATGGAGCGCCAGGCTGTGGAGCCAGTGTGAGCAAAGGCCACACGTGGTACATGTTTCACGTGAAGCATTCGAACATAGGAATTTTCACTCACCCAGTGGGCTTTGCTCGCACTTGTGTGAGTCTAGTGACCTGCGCTGCCCATGTGAGGGCATTGCCCTCTGCTACAGGATCCCTTCACGTGCCTCACTCCTGTCGTTAGGCAGGAGAACCGTGGCTGTCATGCTCTCGGTAATGCAGGGCAGGGGTGCCCTGTgcaccctgccctgagcaggCTCCTCTGCTTTCCGGGCTCAGCTGTGACGGGACAGAAAGCCCCTCATCGAGCATGGCCTGGTACGGAGGGTCCCCCACATGCTGTACAGGACTGTGAATGCTTATTGACTCTGGAACCAGTCGCCCACCTGGCCTTCCCCGTGGTTGTGGCAGGGTATAGGCTGCTCTTGGCACCACATCCAGACTGTACAGGGACTTTCCAGACTACAGAGGTTTCCCCAGAGCTAAGAGGAGAGGCAGGCCTGCCGGGGGCCCAGTGGGAGTCACTGGCTCTTCTTGGCAGCAGGGAAACCTGTCAAAGGGTTTCTCTGTTGGTTCTAACACGCGATGAGCAAACAGAGGCTGGAAGATTGGATGTGGATCTGCCATGCCGTGCTCCTGGTGCTCCTGGGGCCTGCGGGGGGCAATAGGGTGTAGGGCAGAGGGAGAGTGTGTTCTGCTTACGTTCCACTGGACACTTTCACACTTCCCACCCGGTCACAAAAGCCATGAGCCCAGAGGCTGGGAACGTCATCTTCCTGGATTTCCATCTTGTTGCCCTTGAAGTCAGCAGATTCAAAGAGGGAGATTTTATAGCCATCAGCCGCCTGGGGAAGACAGCAGGGTAGAACCAGCTCAGCAGGCTGATCCACGCTCACTTGCCAAAACACCAGTGGCCTTATGCCACGTAACCACGGGGGCTCAGAACCCAGCGCGGGGAAGCTAAACTGGCAACCAGGTGGCAGCAGTAGAAATGACTTACCTGGTCCAAAGCCCAACATGCAGGGGTTAGTCGCGGGAAGGGGAGCCTCCCTGCTCCAGAGCCGAGGGGGACGGGTGGGCACTGCTCTGCAccctgggcaggggagctgggggggtgctgATACccaagctggggagaggggggagctcCCTTCACTTGTAGCAGAGAAGATGGACCTGTGCTCCCCACACTCCTTTGCTTTAGCCCCTGCCTGCACTCCTGAAAGCAGCCCAGTCGGACTCCAGTTCCAGAGTCTCTCTTACCATCTTGATGGGACGCATGGACCTGAAGCAGTCGCTCCTGTAGCTGCTGGACCAGGTATCCCAGCGAGGATACTCGCCCTGCTCCAAGATGAACATCTCTCCGCGCAGGTTGGACTGCTCGAAGGCCACCCAGCTGAGGAGAAGGGTGGGAGTAGAACATGAGGAAGGCAGCAGAGGGCAGGCCGCAGAGCTACACTCATGAGACAAGTTAGAAATAACTACGGCGCTGTCTCATCTCCTGGACTGGGGCCTGGGCTCAGACTCGATGGCCAGCCAGCAGCTGAGCTCACCTGGGAATTCCCAATCATTCCCGCTTCCCTGACTCCATCTCGTCTCTCGCCCTGCGTGCCTAAAGGAAATGCTCACACAGGTATCAAAGCAATCGAGAACTAGCCATGCACCCAGTTGCATGCTGTGATAGAATGGGGAGGGACTCCCGCAGGGCCCGATGCCAGGGGTTGTGCCCACAGTTGCACTTGTCTAGCCTTTATTACAGACACAGACTTTACAGCCTCTCTTCCATGATGTCAGCTGCCCATTGCTTCTGCTGGCCCAGGAGGTGGATCTCAGCCCATGTCAGTCAGCAGGAAGTATCAGCATATTGCAGGCTGATAAGTGACCCAAGTgtctcttcccaccctccctcctgcacTGTCCCACCCGAGAGGCCAAGTATCTTTGGGCTGTGCAATCCTGGCTGCCTCTCCCCAGTGGCCATCAGATCAGGCATGTGTCTGGATGCCAGGACACAGCAGCTCTTGGCCTGTTCCGCTGAAATAGCACATTTTGAATAACATGAAAAGGTGCCCAGGgctgttgctgccactggctgtcTACATCTCATGATCCCAGGGCTCAAGGCTCACAATGCTCGTACGCGGGCACCTGTCTATGGATTTGGGGCTGAACTGCAAACAGCGAGGTATAAACCTTTGGTCCTGAATAGTGCCGCGTTTACACCTTTCTGACAGCTCCCCCGCACTTCCCATCTTacccttccctgctctgctggtTTTAGAGCTCTTCCTACCGGGCTGATTCCCCTCTCCCAGGCTGGGAATGACCATTTAAGCTGTCACTGTGCAGTCTGCTTCCTGCGGCCCGCACCCTTGGACAGCTCCATCCCCCTGGTGGATGGTACACGGTCAGGCCGGCCGCTTGGCTTTCACCATTGCGTTTCACTTTCCAAGGAATGCATGTTGCAATTGAAAGTGCTCTTGGTACCTCCTCAGCTGACTCTCCTGGATCTAATTGGAGGCTGCAAAGCACTTTGTCTCTGTCATTGGTCAGTGATACGCAGGGCCCAGTTGTGCGTTTTCCAGCTGAGGGCTCTGTGCAAACCAGTTCCCCTCTTTATAGAGTTTTCCCACATGATGCTTGTGTCATAAAGTCTCTTCATTTTACCGGAGGAGCTATCCACAGCTTCCCTAACACAGCACATAGCTTTCCACAGCCCCGTTCCTCCTGCTCCCCCAAGCATCCTACAGAAGCTCTGCTGAGCTGCTCAGCTCCTGCCCAGACATAACAGCTGCTGCAACACTTCAGTCTGCTCATTAACTCTCCTCAGAACAGCATCAAAAGACATGGGAGATGCTGGCCACAGTCCATAGGAAGATGTAGCCATCTACATCCCGAGGCCATGTCAGCTTGGCATTTCTCATCACGTTTCTCCCAGCTGCACTAGCAGCAATGGTGTGCGCACTagtgcagggcagggcctggggtctgGTGAAATCATTGGGTTGTGGTTGTGCTGGGGCACTGAGAGTTTTGTAGCTCCAGGGAGCTAATAAAGAGCAGGTTTAATACAGCGTCAGGCGCCATTACAGACCGTTGCTTTCATACTGTCTGAATCTCGAGTCATTCATGACAACCAAACAGATACTGGGCAGGCTTCCCTGGTACACTTATCTGCTTTGCATTGCTCTCTATGGCTGCAGGCTCTAGTCTCCGTAGGTCAGGTCTGTAGTTCCTAAGACCATGTCTGAAGCAAATGCCAAGCACATCGGCAGTGACGCATTCCTTTGCTATTCTCACAAAATACTGGTGTTCTGGGGTTCTCCTGGCTTTACAAAACAAGCACCACATACTCTGCACCTGCTTTTCCACCTCTGGGCTGCATCCTACCTAGTCATAATCCTCCTTTAGCTTAGAGTTTTGTAACCCCCAAAATGTCCATGGTTTTCAGGTTACAGCCTAATCTCAGTGCTTCTTCCTCTGTTTGTCCAGTACAACAATAATGACACCGAGCATTGACAAAGCACTTTACACCTCCAAAGGAGGGATAAATTCATCAGGTGTGTTACCTCTGTCACTCAAAGATCATGCCAATGTCAGTCAAAAACCAGCTCCTAATGCCTATTGGGGGCTTCTTTTCTTTTGTACAATATTGTACATTCCAGACTACCTCCCTTAGACCAAAATACCCTTCCAGTGGCATTGCTTGGGCTCATCACAGTCTGTGCCGGCTGAAGTCCCTATGATCTTTTAATAGCAAGATCAACCCTCTGTCCAGTTAGGGACTGGCATTCACCTGGAGGTTACTGCAATTCCCATGGCTTCCACCTATTCATACTTCCTTCACTGCTGCTTTTACCAAAACGTGGGGCTGCCCTGAGGCCTTCCCCTCTCACACCCACACAAGCTTGGTGAGGCTGGGTGAGCGGCTATTCCAAGAACTTGGGTAGTTTTGCCTTGGCTTGCCCTAAATTTACAGGATTCTTTCATTTTACGGCCAATCTTCCCACGGTACCAGTGCCTGATGGCAATGTGCCCTTGCTTTCTTTTTGTTGCCAGTGCTCTTTGTTTTACAAATGGAACCTAACAGATTCTCATACGTCCAGTTGGACTCCCTTTTCTTAGACATTAGGAATCATAGACAAAGGCCACTCCACATTCAAAACTCTCTTTAAGACGCATGTGCTCCTGGCCAGCTCTAGTCTGCCAATGTGACAGCTAAATTTGCCATCCTTGCACAGCCTGGCCCCACCACTCTCTACTGGCTCAGTGCTTCTCGCCCAGAAATGTTATCCCACACTTCTGGCACCCTCTGAGCTTGCAGGAGGATCTGGTCCCCGTGGCCAGGGGGCCAGTTCCCTATTGGGAGAGAGGATGAGAGGGCCAGTACATGCCTTGCAGAGCTCCAGGACACAGTGATGGAGCAGTTCCATGCCTGGATCTCCCCTGCATTGCACCTAGTGTCATCAGTTCCCCCTGCCCGGCGGGTGTAACCTGCTACCAAATGTGAAAGGTGCTGGGTCACCGCGAGCTAGACTCCCATCCA belongs to Gopherus flavomarginatus isolate rGopFla2 chromosome 15, rGopFla2.mat.asm, whole genome shotgun sequence and includes:
- the CRYBB1 gene encoding beta-crystallin B1, encoding MFPFGAPLPPELTTAMSETMKTTAASQAADDKERGALAPAAYPDHTPVSNTKAEQPSMQAFRVVIFEQENFQGRKMEFTNECLNLGDRGFDRVRSVIVSTGPWVAFEQSNLRGEMFILEQGEYPRWDTWSSSYRSDCFRSMRPIKMAADGYKISLFESADFKGNKMEIQEDDVPSLWAHGFCDRVGSVKVSSGTWVGYQYPGYRGYQYLFERGDFRHWNEWSAFQPQVQSIRRIRDMQWDRKGCFTAPDAPLK